Proteins from one Cryptosporangium minutisporangium genomic window:
- the hisD gene encoding histidinol dehydrogenase, with product MLTRIDLRSSAADARGSAASRSAADLRGVLPRAALDVDSAVAQVRPVVEAVAHQGLPAVLDATRRFDGVEATGVRVPAEAIAAAEAGLDDAVRDALRESIRRARLVHADQRRTDVTTRVVPGGTVTERFVPVGRVGLYVPGGLAVYPSSVVMNVVPAQEAGVPSLAVASPPQKEFGGLPHPTILAACALLGVDEVYAVGGAQAIAVFAYGLAEAGLSGSEGAAGPVEPVDVVTGPGNIWVTAAKRLLRGVIGIDSEAGTTEIAVLADDTADPVHVAADLISQAEHDPAAASVLVTASTALADAVDAEVVRQVAVTKHVERVQAALSGPQSGIVLVDDLEQGLRVVDAYAAEHLEIQTADARAVAARVRNAGAIFVGAWSPVSLGDYCAGSNHVLPTGGCARHSSGLSVQTFLRGIHVVEYTEEALREVADHVTTLADAEDLPAHGAAVRARFGSRPEVATAGGPSQAGSPK from the coding sequence GTGCTGACCCGAATCGACCTCCGCAGCTCTGCTGCCGATGCGCGCGGCAGCGCGGCGAGCCGTTCCGCTGCCGACCTGCGGGGCGTGCTGCCCCGCGCCGCCCTCGACGTGGACTCCGCAGTAGCGCAAGTCCGTCCGGTGGTGGAGGCGGTCGCGCATCAGGGTCTGCCGGCCGTACTCGACGCCACCCGGCGGTTCGACGGTGTGGAGGCGACCGGGGTGCGGGTGCCGGCCGAGGCCATCGCGGCCGCGGAGGCCGGGCTCGACGACGCGGTCCGGGACGCACTGCGGGAGTCGATCCGCCGCGCCCGGCTCGTCCACGCCGACCAGCGCCGCACCGACGTCACGACCCGGGTCGTCCCCGGCGGCACCGTGACCGAGCGCTTCGTCCCGGTCGGCCGGGTCGGGCTCTACGTCCCGGGTGGGCTCGCGGTCTACCCGTCGAGCGTCGTGATGAACGTGGTTCCGGCGCAGGAGGCGGGCGTGCCGTCGCTGGCTGTCGCGTCGCCGCCGCAGAAGGAGTTCGGTGGCCTTCCGCACCCGACGATCCTGGCGGCGTGCGCGCTGCTCGGCGTCGACGAGGTCTACGCGGTCGGCGGTGCGCAGGCGATCGCGGTCTTCGCGTACGGGCTGGCCGAGGCCGGGCTGAGCGGATCCGAGGGGGCAGCCGGCCCGGTGGAGCCGGTCGACGTCGTGACCGGGCCCGGCAACATCTGGGTCACCGCCGCGAAGCGGCTGCTGCGCGGCGTCATCGGTATCGACTCCGAGGCCGGCACCACCGAGATCGCGGTGCTCGCCGACGACACCGCCGACCCGGTGCACGTCGCCGCCGACCTGATCAGCCAGGCCGAACACGACCCGGCGGCCGCCTCGGTGCTGGTGACGGCGTCCACGGCCCTGGCGGACGCGGTGGACGCGGAGGTCGTGCGGCAGGTCGCGGTCACCAAGCACGTCGAGCGCGTGCAGGCCGCGCTGTCCGGACCGCAGTCGGGCATCGTGCTCGTGGACGACCTGGAGCAGGGTCTGCGGGTGGTGGACGCCTACGCGGCCGAGCACCTGGAGATCCAGACGGCCGACGCCCGTGCGGTCGCGGCCCGGGTGCGCAACGCCGGGGCGATCTTCGTCGGCGCGTGGTCGCCGGTGTCGCTCGGCGATTACTGCGCCGGGTCCAACCACGTGCTGCCCACCGGCGGCTGCGCGCGGCACTCGTCCGGCCTGTCCGTGCAGACGTTCCTCCGCGGCATCCACGTGGTGGAGTACACCGAGGAGGCGCTGCGCGAGGTGGCCGATCACGTCACCACGCTCGCCGACG
- a CDS encoding DUF2567 domain-containing protein, translating to MRQESPSSSDGVTTPPTASGPSDGVSRPGAELVPVVRRRHAGDEPDDPLALTPAALWTGLRASVSLRDVVAALVLAGIVVALGVGTGVLWAWIGPHVPVLMTTNGPILAEYYGESAFGQQATYGGLALVVGLVLGPAAYLARPWRGPIVLLGLALGCLAGAWVSWKVGTWVGREEYESLLQHAAPGRTFSTPVKLNAHGLLFLEPLVAVLGYVVVAAWSRYPDLKVDPALNRGHGRHWGGRPPDQ from the coding sequence GTGCGCCAGGAATCGCCGAGTTCGTCGGACGGCGTGACGACGCCGCCGACCGCGAGTGGGCCGTCCGATGGGGTGTCCCGGCCGGGCGCGGAGTTGGTTCCGGTCGTGCGTCGCCGGCACGCCGGTGACGAGCCGGACGATCCTCTCGCGCTCACACCCGCCGCACTGTGGACCGGCCTTCGGGCGTCGGTGAGCCTGCGGGACGTCGTCGCCGCGCTGGTGCTGGCCGGGATCGTCGTCGCGCTGGGCGTCGGAACCGGGGTGCTCTGGGCCTGGATCGGACCGCACGTCCCGGTCCTGATGACCACGAACGGACCGATCCTCGCCGAGTACTACGGCGAGTCGGCGTTCGGGCAGCAGGCCACCTACGGCGGGCTGGCGCTGGTCGTCGGGCTGGTGCTCGGACCCGCCGCCTACCTGGCGCGCCCGTGGCGTGGCCCGATCGTCCTGCTCGGCCTCGCGCTCGGGTGCCTGGCCGGTGCCTGGGTCAGCTGGAAGGTCGGCACCTGGGTGGGGCGCGAGGAGTACGAGTCACTGCTGCAGCATGCGGCACCCGGACGAACGTTCTCGACGCCGGTGAAGCTGAACGCGCACGGCCTGCTGTTCCTGGAGCCGCTGGTGGCGGTGCTCGGCTACGTGGTCGTCGCGGCGTGGTCGCGATATCCCGACCTCAAGGTCGACCCGGCGCTGAACCGCGGGCACGGCCGCCACTGGGGAGGGCGTCCGCCGGACCAGTGA
- a CDS encoding LON peptidase substrate-binding domain-containing protein, translated as MAETIPLFPLGTVLFPGVVLPLHIFEPRYRALTRDLMTAGPDARQFGVCAIRQGWEVGDDAVTALYEVGCTAELRQVHPYRDGRFDVVTAGRDRFRLLEVIPADGDVPYLRGRIERLPEAIADARTGEEAEVLAAGVREIFARCRTLLHATLRAGEKAREDGVDSAGQAVLPALPLPSDPAMLSYLVGSAAPLTLDDQQSLLAIDDPVGRLRRQLRLLKREATMLSRLHAVSVPLAQLQVAQSPN; from the coding sequence GTGGCCGAGACCATTCCGCTGTTTCCGCTCGGCACCGTCCTGTTCCCGGGAGTGGTGCTCCCGCTGCACATCTTCGAGCCGCGTTACCGGGCACTGACCCGCGACCTGATGACCGCCGGGCCCGACGCGCGCCAGTTCGGCGTGTGCGCGATCCGGCAGGGCTGGGAGGTCGGCGACGACGCCGTGACCGCGCTCTACGAGGTGGGCTGCACCGCGGAACTCCGCCAGGTGCATCCGTACCGGGACGGACGCTTCGACGTGGTGACGGCCGGACGCGACCGGTTCCGCTTGCTCGAGGTCATACCCGCCGACGGAGACGTGCCGTACCTGCGCGGCCGGATCGAGCGGCTCCCGGAGGCGATCGCGGATGCCCGGACGGGTGAGGAAGCCGAGGTGCTGGCGGCCGGGGTCCGCGAGATCTTCGCCCGCTGCCGGACGTTGCTGCACGCGACGCTGCGAGCCGGGGAGAAGGCCCGGGAGGACGGTGTCGACAGCGCCGGACAGGCGGTGCTGCCCGCGCTACCGCTGCCCAGCGACCCCGCGATGCTGTCCTACCTGGTCGGCTCCGCGGCACCGCTCACGCTCGACGACCAGCAGAGCCTGCTGGCGATCGACGACCCGGTCGGACGGCTGCGACGGCAACTCCGGCTGCTGAAGCGTGAGGCGACGATGCTGTCCCGGCTGCACGCGGTGTCGGTGCCGCTCGCCCAGCTGCAGGTCGCCCAGTCGCCGAATTAG
- a CDS encoding MinD/ParA family ATP-binding protein has translation MGVAQPLAPPLAPPAPPAQRIGDGPILADPPPPPPLVGAVPVHQALEIVRADVGAPKAVAFINPKGGVHKTTATVLTAATLGSVRGGGVLAWDDNELRGTLGLRAGTARHARTVKHLISDLTGVENAIHAGHGIHEVLENYLRHASDGSFDVLAGDEDPRVARHLDPDTVRRLMALLTAAYDIVCVDTGNNVESPNWKTVIEQSDRLVVTTLPREDAAFTADWMLDLLEEDGHADLVADAVTILSCPSPIRSPLLEELAEHFSHRTRAVAVIPYDPALESGSTIVFSQIADITRRAWLDASAALVQGWGR, from the coding sequence GTGGGCGTCGCCCAGCCGCTGGCACCTCCGTTGGCGCCGCCGGCCCCGCCCGCGCAGCGGATCGGTGACGGGCCGATCCTGGCCGACCCGCCGCCGCCTCCGCCGCTGGTCGGCGCCGTGCCGGTCCACCAGGCGCTCGAGATCGTCCGCGCCGACGTCGGCGCGCCCAAGGCGGTGGCGTTCATCAACCCCAAGGGCGGCGTCCACAAGACGACCGCCACCGTGCTCACCGCCGCGACGCTCGGCAGCGTCCGTGGTGGCGGCGTCCTCGCGTGGGACGACAACGAGCTGCGCGGCACGCTCGGGCTGCGGGCGGGCACCGCTCGGCACGCCCGCACGGTCAAGCACCTGATCAGCGACCTCACCGGTGTGGAGAACGCGATCCACGCGGGCCACGGCATCCACGAGGTGCTGGAGAACTACCTGCGGCACGCGTCCGACGGCTCCTTCGACGTGCTGGCAGGCGACGAGGACCCGCGCGTCGCCCGGCACCTCGACCCGGACACCGTGCGCCGGCTGATGGCGCTGCTGACCGCCGCGTACGACATCGTGTGCGTGGATACCGGCAACAACGTCGAGAGCCCGAACTGGAAGACGGTGATCGAGCAGAGCGACCGGTTGGTGGTGACGACGCTGCCCCGCGAGGACGCGGCGTTCACCGCGGACTGGATGCTCGACCTGCTCGAGGAGGACGGCCACGCCGACCTGGTCGCGGACGCCGTCACGATCCTGAGCTGCCCCAGCCCGATCCGGTCCCCGCTGCTGGAGGAGCTCGCCGAACACTTCTCGCACCGCACGCGCGCGGTCGCCGTGATTCCGTACGACCCTGCCCTGGAGTCCGGTTCGACGATCGTGTTCTCGCAGATCGCCGACATCACCCGGCGGGCATGGCTGGACGCGTCCGCTGCCCTGGTCCAGGGGTGGGGGCGGTGA